GCAGAACCGCCGACCGTCTCATGCCCGCGCCCGCCCGCTGCGCGGCAGAAGCCGTGTCAGCACCACAACCAGCCCGACGCCCCCGAACATGGCCACGATCAACCCGGCATCAATCTCGCCCGGGCGCACGATCACCCGCCCTGCCAGATCGCTGGCCATCAACGCCGCCGCCCCCAGCGGAACACAATAGCCATAGGCCCGCCGCAACTCTGGCCCCGCCAGACCGCGCGCGACAAAGGGCACCAGCAGCCCCAGAAAGGCAATCGGCCCGACAATCGCCACCGATGCCCCCGACAACACAGTGACCAGCGCAAGCGTCAGCGAGACGGTCACACGCGGATCGCGGCCCAGACTGTGACTTTGATCCGCGCCCAGTGTCAGCAGCGACAGGCGGTGGCACAAAAAGACCCCTGCGATCAAACTCAGGGCGATGACCAGCAGCGGGGTATCTTCCCCCCGTGACACAGGCGGCATCGCACCCGAAATCCAGTGCAGATAGCGCGCCTGCGACTGCGCATCGGTCAGGATCAGCATCATTGCCAGCGACAGGCACAGGGCCTCGATGGCAAGCCCCGCCAGGGGCAGGC
This Pseudosulfitobacter sp. DSM 107133 DNA region includes the following protein-coding sequences:
- a CDS encoding iron ABC transporter permease — its product is MAPLRPLYINLLLWSLFALVLLCALRFGTAQMSAEALWHGDAGLLSGRGFRALCAMAVGAALAVSGLMLQSLTGNPLADPGITGINAGAALMAVATAQFVPSAGAGLVMVSAIAGAGLAGLALWLLAGGDAGLGGEGIALRLPLAGLAIEALCLSLAMMLILTDAQSQARYLHWISGAMPPVSRGEDTPLLVIALSLIAGVFLCHRLSLLTLGADQSHSLGRDPRVTVSLTLALVTVLSGASVAIVGPIAFLGLLVPFVARGLAGPELRRAYGYCVPLGAAALMASDLAGRVIVRPGEIDAGLIVAMFGGVGLVVVLTRLLPRSGRARA